A region of Carnobacterium gallinarum DSM 4847 DNA encodes the following proteins:
- a CDS encoding GAF domain-containing protein has protein sequence MTKTSEYKLTNAQLDAIIGDETNLIANLSNAAALLFTNLKEINWAGFYLLEPTSGELVLGPFQGNVACIRIPVGRGVCGTSFETKKSLIVPDVNQFAGHIACDAQSQSEIVIPLLRGNQLIGVLDIDAPIKNRFDEDDQFHLEQFVQILLKNTSL, from the coding sequence ATGACAAAAACAAGTGAGTATAAATTAACTAATGCACAATTAGATGCCATTATTGGAGACGAAACTAATTTAATAGCCAATCTAAGTAATGCTGCTGCGTTATTATTTACAAATTTAAAAGAAATCAATTGGGCAGGCTTTTATTTACTAGAACCTACTAGCGGAGAACTCGTTCTAGGACCTTTCCAAGGTAATGTTGCTTGTATTCGTATTCCTGTTGGACGCGGAGTGTGTGGTACTTCTTTTGAAACTAAGAAATCGCTAATTGTCCCCGATGTAAACCAATTCGCTGGACATATCGCCTGTGATGCTCAAAGTCAGTCAGAAATCGTGATCCCATTGCTCAGAGGGAATCAATTAATTGGTGTTTTAGATATTGACGCACCGATTAAAAATCGTTTTGATGAAGACGATCAATTTCATTTAGAGCAGTTTGTTCAGATTTTATTAAAAAATACTTCGTTATAA
- the rpsD gene encoding 30S ribosomal protein S4 has translation MSRYTGPSWKVSRRLGISLLGTGKEIERRPYAPGPHGPNSRKKISEYGMQLQEKQKLRNMYGMNERQFKNLFVKAGKLKEGKHGVNFMILLEQRLDNVVYRLGLATTRRQARQLVNHGHILVDGKRVDIPSYHVAVGQVISVREKSRNMEIIKSAAEGLFGRPDFITFDTEKLEGSLSRLPEREELYAEIDESFIVEFYNR, from the coding sequence ATGTCACGTTATACAGGCCCAAGTTGGAAAGTGTCACGCCGTCTAGGTATCTCACTTTTAGGAACAGGTAAAGAAATCGAACGTCGCCCTTACGCTCCAGGTCCACATGGTCCAAACAGCCGTAAGAAAATCTCTGAATATGGTATGCAATTACAAGAGAAACAAAAATTACGTAACATGTACGGCATGAACGAACGTCAATTTAAAAACTTGTTCGTTAAAGCTGGCAAACTTAAAGAAGGTAAACACGGGGTTAACTTTATGATCCTGTTAGAACAACGTTTAGATAATGTTGTTTACCGTTTAGGTCTTGCTACTACTCGTCGTCAAGCACGTCAATTAGTAAACCATGGTCATATTTTAGTAGATGGCAAACGTGTTGATATTCCATCTTACCACGTTGCAGTTGGTCAAGTAATCTCTGTTCGTGAAAAATCTAGAAACATGGAAATCATCAAGTCTGCAGCTGAAGGTCTATTTGGTCGTCCTGACTTCATTACTTTCGATACTGAAAAACTTGAAGGTTCTCTATCTCGTTTACCAGAACGTGAAGAGTTATATGCTGAAATTGATGAGTCATTCATCGTTGAGTTCTATAACCGTTAA
- a CDS encoding potassium channel family protein, which yields MEKLKKLYEPLIIILASISIILVILDFASIINMTVFPFLQIDSTILIIFAVDYLIRFLNSDNKIQFFKLNIFDLLAIIPFNSLFSFFRMSRIFRIARLTKILRLTRLVGITGKLQKNSKKFLHTNGLVYLIYISIFLLIFSSIIYSIAENVSLTDSLWWAMATATTVGYGDISPSTPLGRLVAILLMFLGIGFIGMLTSSITSYFTVENKKEDEIDALHKKIDFLIEKVEKLEKKEN from the coding sequence ATGGAAAAATTAAAAAAACTTTATGAACCACTAATTATTATTCTAGCTAGCATCTCCATCATCTTAGTCATTCTAGATTTTGCATCAATAATAAATATGACTGTCTTTCCTTTTTTACAAATAGATTCAACTATTTTGATCATTTTTGCAGTTGATTATTTAATCCGTTTTCTGAATTCTGATAATAAAATCCAGTTTTTTAAATTAAATATTTTTGACCTACTTGCCATTATTCCTTTCAATTCATTATTCTCTTTCTTTAGAATGAGTCGAATTTTTAGAATTGCTCGATTAACAAAAATTCTAAGACTAACTAGACTAGTTGGCATCACCGGAAAACTTCAAAAAAACTCTAAGAAATTTCTGCACACAAATGGATTAGTTTACCTAATCTATATCAGTATTTTCCTTTTAATCTTTTCATCTATTATTTATTCAATCGCGGAAAATGTTTCTCTAACTGATTCATTATGGTGGGCTATGGCCACTGCTACAACTGTCGGATATGGTGATATTTCTCCCTCTACACCTCTAGGTAGACTGGTCGCTATTTTATTAATGTTCCTTGGCATTGGTTTTATCGGTATGTTAACCAGTTCAATTACTAGCTATTTTACTGTTGAAAATAAAAAAGAGGATGAAATTGATGCTCTCCATAAAAAAATTGATTTTCTTATTGAAAAAGTAGAAAAACTTGAAAAAAAAGAAAACTAA
- a CDS encoding VIT family protein — protein sequence MKKQSVSQQLNVLRAGVLGANDGIVSVAGIVIGVAGATAVTSTIFVSGLAGLVAGALSMAGGEYVSVSTQKDTEKAMIEKERLELKINYQGEVEELAQLYVEKGLSNELALQVSQELMEKDALEAHSEAELGLKLNDYANPWQAALSSMISFSLGAILPLLAITLLPESIRIYGTFLIVLVALAITGYTSAYLGKAPQKPAIVRNVLVGMLTMIVTYLVGRYTGA from the coding sequence TTGAAAAAACAAAGTGTTAGTCAACAATTGAATGTATTACGTGCTGGGGTTTTAGGTGCGAATGATGGGATTGTTTCAGTTGCGGGGATTGTTATTGGTGTGGCAGGAGCAACGGCAGTTACTAGTACGATTTTTGTTTCGGGTTTGGCTGGGCTAGTTGCTGGAGCTTTATCAATGGCTGGAGGAGAATATGTTTCTGTTAGCACTCAAAAAGATACTGAAAAAGCCATGATTGAAAAGGAAAGATTAGAATTAAAAATCAATTATCAAGGAGAAGTTGAAGAGTTAGCTCAACTTTATGTGGAGAAAGGGCTATCTAATGAATTAGCGCTACAAGTGAGTCAAGAATTGATGGAAAAAGATGCCTTAGAAGCTCATTCAGAAGCGGAATTAGGATTAAAATTAAATGATTATGCGAATCCTTGGCAGGCAGCCTTATCTTCAATGATTTCTTTTTCATTGGGGGCGATTTTACCATTGTTGGCAATTACGTTGCTTCCAGAATCAATTAGAATTTATGGAACTTTCTTGATTGTTTTAGTTGCTTTAGCGATTACTGGTTATACAAGTGCATATTTAGGGAAAGCACCTCAAAAACCAGCAATTGTACGAAATGTGTTGGTTGGGATGTTAACAATGATTGTAACGTATTTAGTGGGACGTTATACAGGGGCATAG